The Thermodesulfobacteriota bacterium genome contains a region encoding:
- the rsmA gene encoding 16S rRNA (adenine(1518)-N(6)/adenine(1519)-N(6))-dimethyltransferase RsmA produces the protein MTSPRILLNAYQIRAKKNLGQHFLSDPATARMIVNRSRITPEDVVLEIGAGLGALTIPASHTAKKIFAVEKDRQIIDLLRTQLLASDISNVVLMGNNILDIDINTLVDETNGKMVVIGNLPYNISSQILVKLIESRRNVSRAILMFQKELAQRITASPGGKDYSRLSVMLQYCANIKSLATVRADLFFPKPKVDSAVLEIKFKDQADFPVGNELLLFEVIKAAFGKRRKTLKNALSNSILNIDVKTALGALNRSGVDSGRRAETLTVSEFVNLSNCLNEVLELSP, from the coding sequence ATGACGTCGCCAAGAATACTCCTTAATGCATATCAAATCCGGGCAAAAAAAAATCTGGGCCAACATTTTTTATCTGACCCGGCAACTGCCCGGATGATCGTCAACCGGAGCCGCATTACACCGGAGGATGTGGTTTTGGAAATCGGTGCAGGTCTTGGTGCACTTACTATACCTGCATCCCATACGGCGAAGAAAATTTTTGCGGTTGAAAAAGACAGGCAGATCATAGACCTGTTAAGAACACAGCTGCTTGCCAGTGACATTTCCAATGTTGTTTTAATGGGCAACAACATATTGGATATAGATATAAACACGCTTGTGGACGAGACCAACGGCAAAATGGTGGTGATTGGCAATCTTCCTTATAATATTTCATCACAGATCCTGGTTAAGCTCATAGAATCACGAAGGAATGTTTCCCGAGCCATTCTTATGTTTCAGAAAGAACTGGCGCAGCGTATTACGGCCAGTCCGGGTGGCAAAGATTACAGCCGGCTTTCGGTCATGCTGCAATATTGTGCCAACATCAAATCACTGGCAACCGTCAGGGCCGATTTGTTTTTTCCCAAGCCAAAAGTCGATTCAGCGGTTCTGGAGATAAAATTTAAAGACCAAGCGGATTTCCCTGTCGGCAATGAGTTGCTTCTTTTTGAAGTGATCAAAGCAGCTTTTGGAAAAAGGCGAAAAACACTTAAAAACGCACTTTCAAACAGCATACTCAATATTGATGTGAAAACAGCCCTTGGCGCATTAAATCGTTCAGGGGTTGATTCCGGCCGCCGCGCGGAAACTCTGACTGTTTCTGAATTTGTCAATTTAAGTAACTGTCTGAATGAAGTTTTAGAATTGTCCCCGTAA